The genomic segment GGGGAGTAGTTGGGAATCAGACATTGTGGGGATAATATGGGAGATCGCCTCGTACCAGCCTATTGGTTTTCTGTGGGATGGTAAGGCAACGTGAAAACCCTTGCTTGCAATCAGGACTAACCGCCGACGCGCCTGGGGTAGTCCGAAGTCAGCCATGTTGACTACGCTGTAATTGACCGAGTACCCCTCTTGCTCCAAAGCTGACAGAATGATACTGAAACTCTGACTGTTCTGATAGCGTGGGACATTCTCCAGCGTAAACACCCGTGGCTGTAACTGTCGGATGGCTTCTGCCACAGCGATCGCTGCGGTCAGGTCATCGGTAGTTTCCCCACCCTTACCCGCTTTAGCTGTGTGGGCTTGACTGAAGTTGGCGCACACCGGGGAAGCATGAAGGTAATCGGGGCGGCGAGGAAAACCTATGAATCCTGATTGTGCTACTTCTTGCACTGTTAGCTGGACTACTCTACACCCGTATTCGCTGAAATTACGGTGATGGGTTTTGGCGATCGCCTGACTTAGCTCTGGTTTGCTTGGGTCAAATTCTACTGCAATGACCGGGCGAATCCCAGCTTGTACCATCCCAGCTTCAATCCCGCCGCCACCCGCGAAAAGTACTACAGCGATCGGGGCATCATCATCTGGAAGAACTGGTTTTATTTTTGTGTTATCAAAATTTTTGCAGACATCTGATTTTGGTGATGGCTTTTTGGATTTCGCTTTTTTGATAAAGGCGATAATATCTTCCCTAATTGCCCCCTGTTGTTGCATTAGACGAATCATGTGGACAGCGCCAGGAGGGATTGAGCCGATACTTCGTCCAATACACACTCCATCAACTCGTTCTTCCCAGTTGTATCTCCATCGCCATAGAGTCGGGTTGTTTGGGTCACGCTCACCTATAACTCGTGGGTAAAAAGCTATTGAGCCATCAAGTAGCTTTTTCTTTTCGAGATACGGATAGAGGTATCCTTGGCTATGAAGTTGTGAGCTTTCAAGGTCGTCCTCTAAGAATTTTTCGGGTGTTGGAGATAACTCAACTATTACTGATTTTGGCTTTGGAAGTAGCGTATGAGTTCGGGCTGTTTTAGTCATGCAGCCACCTCCATGACCAAATCATCGGGTACTTCAAAAATCCCCAACTGCCCAATGTAAGGAATCGGTGCAATCTCGCGTGGATTCTCCAGTTTCCAGTGGTATTGCTCAGGCATTCCCCAACCACATGCAACTTGTGAAAACTTGCAATTTACTATTGTGACAACACCGATGACTTGACCGCGACGGAGAGAGATTAGTTCTGGAATTTCTACCCCCATCCCTTGACAAAATTCTCTCGCTACCTGGTACTCTTTTTTGGTACAGGTTTTGGCGGCGTGAATCAGAATGTCGCCGCGATAATGAATAGGCCAGCCTCGGTTTTCAACATTTTTGAGAGCATAAATAATTGCCCATGCCCAAGGCTGACGAACAGATAGCGCTTTCATGGGTTCTAAAAAGTTGGGGAAATGATCTTTGTGGCATTATGGAAAGTAAACAGAGGTGAATCCCATCATGACTTCTTCTCTTGAACCAGAAGATATCAACGTCAGACTAGACGATATTGACACTCGCTTAGAAGAAGTGGGCGACCAGCTAGATTTACTCCGTACAATACAAGATGCCAATCGAAGGGAGACACGGGGTAACTCACAAACTGTCGCCCGACTAGAGCGTACAGTGAGAGAATTAAGTGAGATAGCCCGTTTACATCAAGAAGGACTACGTGTTGCCCAACGTGATGCCGAACGCGATCGCCAAGTCTTTCAAGAGGAAATCCGCAGAATTTGGGAGTATTTACGTGACCGAAATGGCGGCAGTAGCACACCAAATTAATTAACTCCATCCCGTTTACCTGGCCAAGTTCAAAAATTTCGATGTGGATAAATCGCACAACATCGTCGCAGTGCCGAGCTTACCGTAAAGGCGGTTTTTCTCAACAATCAACTCGATAGTGCGGTCGCTTGAGTCTTTTGTGTAAACAGCATCGCGGTAAAGCATGATTAACTGGTCACAAACCTCAAAGATTTCACCAGAATTACGTAACAGATGCCGATTGGGGCGTTTATCAGCCGTTGTTTGATTCCCCCGATTGATTTGACAGCCCAAGAAAACAGGGATTTTGTGAGACTTGGCAATGTCCCGAATCTGGCGGGTAATCTTGCCGACTTCAAAAGCCATGTTCCCCCCAGACTCCAAAGGAATCTGCTGCAAGTAGTCAATAAACACAGCACCAATAGAACCGCCAAATTCGGTAATGGCACGGCGCACAGCAGAAGCAATCATTGCGGTTGTAGGGGAGGAATGCTCGTAAACCTTCCAAGGCAACTCCACCATCTGTCCTATGCCTTGTGCTATTTGCTCCCAGTAGCATTGAGTATTGGTTTGAATCATAGAAGCGTCTACACCTGTGACTCGGGCCAGCATTCGGGCATTGAGTTGATTCTTATCCATTTCTGGAGTAACGTACAAAACTGGTTTTCCAAGTTTGGTCATGATTTCGTAAGCGTAAGAAATCATGAAGTGGGTTTTGCCCATGTGGGATTCAGCAGCCACTACAACTAAGCTGCTTGGATAAATCCCCCCAGTGATGTTTTCGAGGTCGTACCAACCAATTCTGTCGCCTGCCATGTTTCCCATCTCCAGCTTTTGGAACAGTTCAAAGCCCATGTCTTGTGCTGAGAAAACCTTGCAACGTTCATCGCTTTGATTTTGGGTTACAGTGAAAACTTTCGCCTCAGCAAGCGATAGAACAAGTGGTAGTTCAGTTTGCGTCTCGTAACCGAGTTGGACAATTTCTGATCCCACTTTGATTAGCTGTCGCCGTCGGTATTTTTCCATCACTAAATCAGCTAAAGCGTCGATGTTAACGGCTGATACAGTGCGGTCTACCAAAGTCGCTAACTTATTTCTGCCACCAATGCGATTGAGAAGATTGTGGTCAGCCAACCAAGCGGTGACGCTTAGTAAATCTGTGGGTTGGTATGTAGCATGAAGTTGGACTGCGGCTTGATAAATATCTTTGTGGGCGCTGATGTAAAAGGCTTGGGTTATTAGGCGATCGCTGACTCTAGTCATCGCTTCTGGGTCAAGCATAATCCCGCCCAAAATCGCAACTTCCGCTTCGATATTTTGTGGAGGCAAGTTGTCAAGTGACCTGTCAGGGTGAAAAGAAACTACGTTGTCTTGATTAGGGTGCATAATTATCTCCAATTCGCAATTCGCTTTTTCGCCCATTCGCAATTAAAAAACTTCGATTTAGCAAGGTTTTTAGGTTTCGCATTTGTTTCATTCTTTTAGTGAATTGCTATAAGGTTGAGAGCTTGAGTATTGAGATTATGTGTTTCGTTTTCTTTCATAATTAAAATTCGTGGCTTGTATTCCGAATGATTAAATTGCTTTCACAATTGCGAATTGCGAATTGCTAGATTATGCTTTGAGTGCTAATTTTAACTGCGCTTCCACTTCCCGTAAGTCAACGGAGGAAAATCGGGAATTTGGTTGAGGTTTTGGAGTATTTACTGCGGCTTGAAGTTTGGCTTTGAGTTCCAACATTTGTGGGCTAAATCGATATTCATTCTTACGCTCTTGTTTTGATTGTTCTTGTTGACGGCGTTCTTCGTCAGCAGCAATTGCCATAGCTAAAACATCATCGTTGCTGGTATTTGCATTATGTTTTGATTGGGTAGGCTGCTGACGTTCTTTCAACTCGTTGAAACTATCCCAGTGGTTTTGAATCTCTGCTTTGCCGGAGTCAGTTTTTGAAAGTCGAGTTAGGGCATTTTTCGCCTCGCCTGTTGTTGCCTGACGAATTAACTCTTTGGCATACCTGGGCGTGCTGTTCAAGTATTGCCTGTAGGACTCCACAAACTCTGTTTTCCAACCGTTAGGGCCTGTTTTTTCCATCCAAGGCGGCAGTCCAGATTCTCGCATCGCTTGCTCGGTTTTCTCTGTCGGGTGCATTGTGTAACAAGTCGAATCGGGCAGTGATGTAGGACTAGCACTTTTTGGGTTTGGTGCTACTAGCTGATTATTCGATTGTTCGGATTTCTCGAACGACCCCGGCGCAATAGTTGATCTTCTTGAGGGGTTATCGGTTTGTTGCGATTCCACGGATTTTTTTGACAACGCAGTGGGTTGTTGTGGGGTTGGTTCTTCGAGTTCTGGTTGTCTTGGTTGCTCGGTCAACTCAGTCTGTTCAGTTTCACGCACACACGATTCTTGGGTGGGAAATGTGTTCTGAGTTGGGGGTGCTTCTTGTATGTGTTTTTCTTCTAATTTATTTTCTTCTAATTGTTTTTCTATATGAGGGGTGGATGACCCACCTATGGATAACCCACCTATGGACGATCCACCTATGGATGACCCACTTACGGATGACTCACCTATGGACGACTTACCTATGGATGAATGATTTTCTCGAAATAACTTTGTGTCTTCTTTGCTGGTAAAAATGTAATATTGCCAGTCAAACTTACCATTGTTCGGGTTGTTCTCTTGAACTCTTACTAAATAGTCATTTTGTTCAGCGTTTTTGATAGCATTACGGATTTTGTCTCGTTTGTACCCCAAATGTTTTTCGATTACCGTAAAACTAATATCAAAATTTTCGTCGTGAGAAGCTACCCAAGAAATTAACCTAAATGTTGAATCAGTAAGGTTGTGATCACGAATTAAACTGTTGGGAATGGCTGTAAACTGTTTAGAGGGTTTACCATTACGAAATCCCATATAAATCCTCCTTGAATATTAATAATCTTGGATATAAACCTCACCAAGAGCGAGAACAAGAGGTCATCTTTTACCTCCAATGTGTGGTCGAAATGTCAGATTAATCCGAGTGCTGACCACTTTGTTTGTTTTCGGAACCTGATGCAGATGTGTGGACTGACAGCCTGGATGCATCACGAGTAA from the Nostoc flagelliforme CCNUN1 genome contains:
- a CDS encoding DNA cytosine methyltransferase, whose protein sequence is MTKTARTHTLLPKPKSVIVELSPTPEKFLEDDLESSQLHSQGYLYPYLEKKKLLDGSIAFYPRVIGERDPNNPTLWRWRYNWEERVDGVCIGRSIGSIPPGAVHMIRLMQQQGAIREDIIAFIKKAKSKKPSPKSDVCKNFDNTKIKPVLPDDDAPIAVVLFAGGGGIEAGMVQAGIRPVIAVEFDPSKPELSQAIAKTHHRNFSEYGCRVVQLTVQEVAQSGFIGFPRRPDYLHASPVCANFSQAHTAKAGKGGETTDDLTAAIAVAEAIRQLQPRVFTLENVPRYQNSQSFSIILSALEQEGYSVNYSVVNMADFGLPQARRRLVLIASKGFHVALPSHRKPIGWYEAISHIIPTMSDSQLLPKQQQAVKQFLVANEPAPLLIERVGGRNGLKYKPGHLPANTIVRSHFTDHKGCNRSKFADIWLPDGRVKSLSIKGAAILQGFPGWYEFPNETATAGSIIGYSVPPSFATQLFMSAQSILKGAKV
- a CDS encoding ASCH domain-containing protein, with protein sequence MKALSVRQPWAWAIIYALKNVENRGWPIHYRGDILIHAAKTCTKKEYQVAREFCQGMGVEIPELISLRRGQVIGVVTIVNCKFSQVACGWGMPEQYHWKLENPREIAPIPYIGQLGIFEVPDDLVMEVAA
- a CDS encoding replicative DNA helicase, giving the protein MHPNQDNVVSFHPDRSLDNLPPQNIEAEVAILGGIMLDPEAMTRVSDRLITQAFYISAHKDIYQAAVQLHATYQPTDLLSVTAWLADHNLLNRIGGRNKLATLVDRTVSAVNIDALADLVMEKYRRRQLIKVGSEIVQLGYETQTELPLVLSLAEAKVFTVTQNQSDERCKVFSAQDMGFELFQKLEMGNMAGDRIGWYDLENITGGIYPSSLVVVAAESHMGKTHFMISYAYEIMTKLGKPVLYVTPEMDKNQLNARMLARVTGVDASMIQTNTQCYWEQIAQGIGQMVELPWKVYEHSSPTTAMIASAVRRAITEFGGSIGAVFIDYLQQIPLESGGNMAFEVGKITRQIRDIAKSHKIPVFLGCQINRGNQTTADKRPNRHLLRNSGEIFEVCDQLIMLYRDAVYTKDSSDRTIELIVEKNRLYGKLGTATMLCDLSTSKFLNLAR
- a CDS encoding helix-turn-helix domain-containing protein, which produces MGFRNGKPSKQFTAIPNSLIRDHNLTDSTFRLISWVASHDENFDISFTVIEKHLGYKRDKIRNAIKNAEQNDYLVRVQENNPNNGKFDWQYYIFTSKEDTKLFRENHSSIGKSSIGESSVSGSSIGGSSIGGLSIGGSSTPHIEKQLEENKLEEKHIQEAPPTQNTFPTQESCVRETEQTELTEQPRQPELEEPTPQQPTALSKKSVESQQTDNPSRRSTIAPGSFEKSEQSNNQLVAPNPKSASPTSLPDSTCYTMHPTEKTEQAMRESGLPPWMEKTGPNGWKTEFVESYRQYLNSTPRYAKELIRQATTGEAKNALTRLSKTDSGKAEIQNHWDSFNELKERQQPTQSKHNANTSNDDVLAMAIAADEERRQQEQSKQERKNEYRFSPQMLELKAKLQAAVNTPKPQPNSRFSSVDLREVEAQLKLALKA